From Camelina sativa cultivar DH55 chromosome 20, Cs, whole genome shotgun sequence, the proteins below share one genomic window:
- the LOC104770652 gene encoding methylthioalkylmalate synthase 1, chloroplastic-like isoform X2, which yields MASVLRTSPSMITSTGHPVVFSSVLPIKSSLPSIRLIRLCNKPTLLISCGSSGSKKVATSATHLKPIVEQWPEYIPNKLPNEKYVRVLDTTLREGEQAPGGSLTPLQKLNIARQLAKLRVDIMEVGFPGSSEEEFETVKAIAKTVGNEVDVETGYVPVISTLARSKHRDIEAAWNAVKYAKRPRICVFTSTSDIHMKYKLKKTQEEVIEMSISSIRFAKSLGFHDIQFGCEDGCRSEKNFLCTILGEAIKAGATSVCIADTVGITMPHEFGKLVTYVKANTPGIDDVILSVHCHNDLGLATANTIAAVCAGVRQFEVTINGIGERSGNAPLEEVAIALKCRGEYLMDGVYTNINTRQIMATSKMVQEYTGLYAQPHKPIVGDNCFVHESGIHQDGMLKNRSTYEILSPEDIGIVKSLKSGLVLGKLSGHHAVKDRLKERITDADLKALVGNGDEVSVKKLNSNGTNKLMSSPQIPILV from the exons ATGGCTTCGGTACTTCGCACATCTCCCAGTATGATCACGTCCACTGGTCACCCCGTCGTTTTCTCGTCAGTGTTACCCATTAAATCTTCTCTTCCCTCTATCCGCCTGATCCGTCTGTGCAACAAACCGACTTTGCTCATCTCATGTGGCTCCTCTGGGTCCAAAAAGGTGGCAACTAGTGCTACTCACCTCAAACCCATCGTGGAACAGTGGCCGGAGTACATACCGAACAAGCTCCCAAACGAGAAGTATGTACGTGTACTCGACACGACACTTCGTGAGGGCGAACAAGCTCCAGGTGGATCTCTTACTCCACTACAGAAGCTAAATATTGCCCGCCAACTCGCTAAACTCCGAGTAGACATCATGGAAGTCGGTTTTCCCGGGTCATCGGAAGAAGAGTTTGAAACCGTTAAAGCCATCGCCAAGACCGTGGGGAATGAG GTGGATGTGGAAACAGGTTATGTCCCGGTGATATCCACCCTTGCACGAAGCAAACATAGAGACATCGAGGCCGCTTGGAATGCGGTGAAGTACGCAAAGAGGCCGAGGATATGCGTATTTACATCTACGAGTGACATTCACATGAAATATAAGTTGAAAAAGACTCAAGAAGAAGTGATCGAGATGTCCATAAGTAGTATTAGGTTCGCAAAAAGCTTAGGCTTCCATGACATCCAATTTGGTTGCGAAGACGGTTGCAG GTCGGAGAAGAACTTTCTATGTACGATTCTAGGAGAAGCGATCAAAGCGGGTGCTACCTCGGTGTGCATCGCGGACACTGTAGGGATCACAATGCCGCACGAATTCGGAAAACTCGTGACCTATGTGAAAGCAAACACTCCTGGAATTGATGATGTTATCTTAAGCGTTCATTGCCACAATGACCTTGGTCTTGCAACGGCCAACACAATCGCG GCTGTATGTGCTGGAGTCAGACAATTCGAAGTAACGATCAATGGAATAGGTGAAAGAAGTGGGAATGCGCCGCTTGAAGAG GTCGCGATAGCTTTGAAATGTCGAGGAGAATATCTGATGGATGGTGTTTACACAAATATAAACACACGCCAAATTATGGCTACTAGCAAGATG GTTCAAGAGTATACTGGCTTGTATGCTCAACCACATAAACCCATAGTTGGAGACAACTGTTTTGTTCATGAGAGTGGCATTCACCAG GATGGAATGTTGAAAAATCGAAGTACATATGAGATCTTATCACCAGAAGATATTGGGATCGTAAAATCTCTTAAGTCTGGACTTGTTCTTGGAAAGCTTAG TGGACATCATGCTGTAAAAGACCGGCTGAAAGAG AGAATCACGGACGCTGATCTGAAGGCATTAGTGGGGAACGGTGATGAAGTCTCAGTAAAGAAATTAAACAGTAATGGAACTAACAAACTCATGTCAAGCCCTCAGATTCCCATTTTGGTATAA
- the LOC104770652 gene encoding methylthioalkylmalate synthase 3, chloroplastic-like isoform X1, translating into MASVLRTSPSMITSTGHPVVFSSVLPIKSSLPSIRLIRLCNKPTLLISCGSSGSKKVATSATHLKPIVEQWPEYIPNKLPNEKYVRVLDTTLREGEQAPGGSLTPLQKLNIARQLAKLRVDIMEVGFPGSSEEEFETVKAIAKTVGNEVDVETGYVPVISTLARSKHRDIEAAWNAVKYAKRPRICVFTSTSDIHMKYKLKKTQEEVIEMSISSIRFAKSLGFHDIQFGCEDGCRSEKNFLCTILGEAIKAGATSVCIADTVGITMPHEFGKLVTYVKANTPGIDDVILSVHCHNDLGLATANTIAAVCAGVRQFEVTINGIGERSGNAPLEEVAIALKCRGEYLMDGVYTNINTRQIMATSKMVQEYTGLYAQPHKPIVGDNCFVHESGIHQDGMLKNRSTYEILSPEDIGIVKSLKSGLVLGKLSGHHAVKDRLKELGYEINDEQLKDIFSRFRDLTKQKMRITDADLKALVGNGDEVSVKKLNSNGTNKLMSSPQIPILV; encoded by the exons ATGGCTTCGGTACTTCGCACATCTCCCAGTATGATCACGTCCACTGGTCACCCCGTCGTTTTCTCGTCAGTGTTACCCATTAAATCTTCTCTTCCCTCTATCCGCCTGATCCGTCTGTGCAACAAACCGACTTTGCTCATCTCATGTGGCTCCTCTGGGTCCAAAAAGGTGGCAACTAGTGCTACTCACCTCAAACCCATCGTGGAACAGTGGCCGGAGTACATACCGAACAAGCTCCCAAACGAGAAGTATGTACGTGTACTCGACACGACACTTCGTGAGGGCGAACAAGCTCCAGGTGGATCTCTTACTCCACTACAGAAGCTAAATATTGCCCGCCAACTCGCTAAACTCCGAGTAGACATCATGGAAGTCGGTTTTCCCGGGTCATCGGAAGAAGAGTTTGAAACCGTTAAAGCCATCGCCAAGACCGTGGGGAATGAG GTGGATGTGGAAACAGGTTATGTCCCGGTGATATCCACCCTTGCACGAAGCAAACATAGAGACATCGAGGCCGCTTGGAATGCGGTGAAGTACGCAAAGAGGCCGAGGATATGCGTATTTACATCTACGAGTGACATTCACATGAAATATAAGTTGAAAAAGACTCAAGAAGAAGTGATCGAGATGTCCATAAGTAGTATTAGGTTCGCAAAAAGCTTAGGCTTCCATGACATCCAATTTGGTTGCGAAGACGGTTGCAG GTCGGAGAAGAACTTTCTATGTACGATTCTAGGAGAAGCGATCAAAGCGGGTGCTACCTCGGTGTGCATCGCGGACACTGTAGGGATCACAATGCCGCACGAATTCGGAAAACTCGTGACCTATGTGAAAGCAAACACTCCTGGAATTGATGATGTTATCTTAAGCGTTCATTGCCACAATGACCTTGGTCTTGCAACGGCCAACACAATCGCG GCTGTATGTGCTGGAGTCAGACAATTCGAAGTAACGATCAATGGAATAGGTGAAAGAAGTGGGAATGCGCCGCTTGAAGAG GTCGCGATAGCTTTGAAATGTCGAGGAGAATATCTGATGGATGGTGTTTACACAAATATAAACACACGCCAAATTATGGCTACTAGCAAGATG GTTCAAGAGTATACTGGCTTGTATGCTCAACCACATAAACCCATAGTTGGAGACAACTGTTTTGTTCATGAGAGTGGCATTCACCAG GATGGAATGTTGAAAAATCGAAGTACATATGAGATCTTATCACCAGAAGATATTGGGATCGTAAAATCTCTTAAGTCTGGACTTGTTCTTGGAAAGCTTAG TGGACATCATGCTGTAAAAGACCGGCTGAAAGAG TTGGGATACGAAATCAATGATGAGCAATTGAAAGACATCTTCTCACGATTCAGAGATTTAACCAAGCAGAAaatg AGAATCACGGACGCTGATCTGAAGGCATTAGTGGGGAACGGTGATGAAGTCTCAGTAAAGAAATTAAACAGTAATGGAACTAACAAACTCATGTCAAGCCCTCAGATTCCCATTTTGGTATAA